Proteins encoded together in one Lathyrus oleraceus cultivar Zhongwan6 chromosome 5, CAAS_Psat_ZW6_1.0, whole genome shotgun sequence window:
- the LOC127085938 gene encoding transcription elongation factor SPT6 homolog isoform X27 gives MARVRKKSTPEEDEQEKILRKGKRKLASTVDDDDEEDMDEFEVDGFLVGSDEDKEDSGEEDNPKQTQKKKKRKRSSKNIVLDDDDLELIRENKKKMNDGKLKRLKKTGKVTEPMEQSSDDEGSLNDLFEDVTDDSEDDMSDFIVDEEPAIYGKGDSLRPKKFKGMKHSSSLSKEAKHRSGKSGNDPKNMDVAGEGNSVADSDLPERIQMIEDIVGSIPVDRMSIEEESSWILRQLESNINPFFSEAKSCGLGDSVNREDIVRFLELYHIKKYDIPFIAMYRKEQCPSLLRDGKQDDSESTLLNDGEGKPKLNWHKILWIIKELDIKWLHLQKRKSMLQRYYNKHFEDECQMSFLAEESSFHKQIFDSITNMLEKAETEKEIDDVDMKFNLYFPPADEFLSSGYKRPLMKTYYSDCRKAGLSSLARKIGNPEKFSSLVTLNRVGVASEEDPEESPEEMAAIYTCETFRTSEAVLKGARHMASLMLSCEIPFRKHVRSIFMDKALVSTSPTLKGNIAIDSFHEFAGFKWLKDKPLLKFEDSQWLLIQKGEEEELLKVEIKLPDDAVKELLAIFNDAYLKDSEGTSTQLWNEQRKSIVQDTISSILLPSMEKEARALLNAKAKICSLMKYGMQFWNRISVAPYLNNDNAAAQERGVVACCWGNGKPGTTFVMLDSKGELVDIMHAGSLTLRSQNVNDQQRRKSDQKCVLKFLTIHRPKVIVLGAANATCIRLKEDINEIISMMSEDNFQDVSQEMNGLPAVVLGDEGLPHLYEESEISMSQFPRQYGIVKRAVALGRYLLNPLAMVATLCGVNKEVLSWKLNPLERFLSSDEKMEMIEWIMIDITNQVGIDINMGIRHDWLLAPLLFVSGLGPTKAGVLHRELLGGTDVRNRKDLAKFGLNTKRVFCNAVGFLQVSGDDPNFIDTAGNILDRTRIHPESYSLAEELAKAVVTIHYADANDTQVNAIECIQNEPKLLESFDLNEYADRMETEKGEYKRVTLFDMKMELVHGFNDPRSPYQEPTQEDEFYMVTGETGVALIEGERVQATVRRVLARQAFCVLESGISGVLFKEDFSDDIGDIPLTEKLREGVVLKCKIKLIDKSRCQVNLTCKVSELKSVGDQSFRDMDPYYCQGNFDLLSKQESTDKKDVNKNFLSRKISHPHFQNITADQAKEFLAEKIVGEFIFHPSSRGLCYLTLSLKFFDALYVHKDILEGEKSDDMNSLVELGRTLKVGDEIFESIDKVIELYVNPLVVHLKDLINFRKFKKGTKAEVDELLKHEKEEYPNRIPYGIGISFEHPGVFILSYIRSTNPHHEYIALHPKGFKFRKQIFNNVEQLMAYFQNHINDNVARANDQSKDYNDSGGGRGRGRGRGGGGGSCYKCGESGHMARECTQEGGGGGGGGRGGGGGTCYKCGESGHMARECTQEGGGGGGRGGGGTCYKCGESGHMARECTQEGGGGGGRGGGGTCYKCGESGHMARECTQEGGGGGGRGGGGGGACYKCGESGHMARECTQEGGGGGGRGGGSCYKCGESGHMARECTQEGGGGGGWSSSGGRRGGRGRGRGRGSSYSSFSHDDSVDVNDGGGFGTSNGGSGWGGTGGGSGWGGSGGKSWGGNSTNEESNPEKGGWGVTAADNGGSGNDNSGWSSAHGKNATSSGGESGWGATGGKSWGGNSSNKESNTTEGGWGVTTGSGNETGGTSWGGNSTNKESNATKGGWGVTTGSGNEIGGKSWGGNSTNKESNTAVGSWGVMAGSGNETGGKSWGGNSTNNESNTTGGGWGVTAGSGNETGGKSWGGNSTNNESNTTGGGWGVTTGSGNETGGKSWGGNSTNKESNTTGGWGVTTGSGNQDSGWSSGHWKNAAPSGGESGWGGTNGGSGWGGTGGSGGKSWGGSSTYEENNTAEGGGSGYGGGGGRGSGRGGGACFKCGESGHMARDCTQEGGGGRGGGGRGGGRGGGACFKCGESGHMARDCTQEGGGGGRGGGRGGGACFKCGESGHMSRECTQNGGGGGGGWGGGGRGGGRGGGVCFKCGESGHMARECTQEGGGGGGRGSGGGGACFKCGESGHMARECTQEGGSGGGGGGRYGGGGGGNCFKCGESGHFARECPSSTS, from the exons ATGGCGAGAGTAAGAAAAAAATCTACTCCCGAAGAAGATGAACAAG AGAAAATCCTAAGGAAAGGGAAACGGAAATTAGCTTCTACTGTTGACGACGATGACG AAGAAGACATGGATGAGTTTGAGGTGGATGGGTTTTTAGTTGGTAGTGATGAAGACAAGGAAGATAGCGGTGAAGAAGATAATCCTAAGCAAACacaaaagaagaaaaagagaaa GAGATCGTCAAAAAACATTGTTCTTGATGACGATGATCTTGAATTGATCCGTGAGAACAAGAAAAAAATG AATGATGGGAAGCTGAAGAGGCTTAAAAAGACTGGCAAAGTTACCGAGCCGATGGAACAATCTTCTGATGATGAAG GATCTCTTAATGATCTTTTCGAAGATGTGACTGATGATTCTGAAGATGATATGTCAGATTTTATAGTGGACGAAGAGCCTGCTATCTATGGGAAGGGAGATTCTCTCAG ACCAAAAAAGTTTAAAGGCATGAAACATTCATCTTCGCTTTCAAAAGAAGCCAAACATAGATCTGGCAAGTCAGGCAATGATCCTAAAAATATGGACGTAGCTGGAGAGGGTAACTCTGTTGCTGATTCAGACTTACCTGAGAGGATACAG ATGATTGAGGACATTGTAGGATCTATTCCAGTTGACAGAATGAGTATTGAAGAAGAAAGTTCTTGGATACTACGCCAACTTGAATCCAACATAAATCCTTTCTTCAGTGAGGCCAAATCCTGTGGACTAGGTGATTCAGTAAATAGAGAGGATATTGTTAGGTTCTTGGAATTGTATCATATAAAGAAATATGAT ATTCCGTTTATTGCCATGTACCGTAAAGAACAATGCCCCAGTCTTCTGAGAGATGGTAAACAGGATGACTCAGAAAGCACATTATTGAATGATGGTGAGGGAAAACCTAAACTGAACTGGCACAAG ATACTCTGGATAATCAAGGAATTGGACATAAAATGGTTACATCTTCAGAAACGAAAGAGCATGCTCCAAAGATACTATAACAAACATTTTGAGGATGAATGCCAAATGTCTTTCCTTGCCGAGGAATCCAGTTTCCACAAGCAGATTTTTGACTCGATCACCAATATGCTCGAGAAGGCTGAAACAGAGAAAGAGATTGATGATGTTGATATGAAGTTTAATTTGTATTTTCCACCAGCTGATGAGTTCTTAAGTAGTGGTTATAAAAGGCCTCTGATGAAGACATACTATTCCGATTGCAGAAAGGCAGGATTATCTTCACTTGCTAGGAAAATTGGAAATCCTGAGAAATTTAGTTCTCTAGTTACTCTTAACAGAGTG GGAGTTGCCAGTGAAGAAGATCCAGAGGAATCTCCAGAGGAGATGGCTGCAATATATACATGTGAAACTTTTCGAACTTCCGAAGCCGTACTTAAAGGCGCCAGGCACATG gCTTCCTTGATGTTAAGCTGTGAGATACCTTTCAGGAAACATGTCCGCAGCATATTTATGGATAAGGCTTTAGTATCAACTAGCCCTACATTGAAAGGAAATATAGCAATAGATTCCTTTCATGAATTTGCTGGGTTTAAGTGGCTGAAGGACAAACCTCTCTTGAAGTTTGAGGATTCTCAGTGGCTTCTCATTCAGAAGGGTGAAGAAGAGGAACTTCTTAAAGTTGAAATAAAGTTGCCTGATGATGCTGTAAAGGAGTTGTTGGCGATCTTCAACGATGCTTATCTCAAAGACTCTGAAGGAACATCTACTCAACTTTGGAATGAGCAGCGTAAATCAATCGTGCAGGATACTATTTCAAGCATTCTTTTGCCATCTATGGAGAAGGAAGCACGTGCGTTGTTAAATGCTAAGGCCAAAATCTGCTCATTAATGAAGTATGGGATGCAGTTTTGGAACAGAATCTCTGTGGCACCGTATCTAAACAATGACAATGCTGCTGCACAAGAGCGGGGAGTAGTGGCTTGTTGCTGGGGAAATGGTAAGCCAGGTACCACATTTGTCATGTTGGATTCTAAAGGCGAGTTGGTTGATATAATGCATGCCGGGTCACTGACACTGCGATCTCAGAATGTCAATGATCAGCAGCGCAGAAAAAGTGACCAGAAGTGTGTCCTCAAGTTCCTAACAATTCATCGACCAAAGGTTATTGTACTAGGAGCTGCCAATGCGACCTGTATAAGGTTGAAGGAGGACATCAATGAG ATTATTTCCATGATGTCTGAGGACAATTTTCAAGACGTCAGTCAAGAGATGAATGGACTACCAGCAGTTGTATTGGGGGACGAAGGCTTGCCACATCTCTATGAAGAGTCAGAGATATCAATGAGCCAGTTCCCCAGACAATATG GCATTGTAAAGAGAGCTGTGGCCCTTGGACGTTACCTTCTAAATCCACTGGCAATGGTTGCAACTCTCTGTGGAGTCAATAAAGAGGTATTGTCTTGGAAATTAAACCCTCTGGAGAGATTCCTATCAAGTGATGAGAAAATGGAGATGATAGAATGGATCATGATAGATATTACTAACCAAGTAGGTATAGACATAAATATGGGAATTAGACATGACTGGCTGTTGGCACCGTTGCTGTTTGTTTCTGGTCTTGGACCCACGAAAGCTGGTGTTTTGCACCGAGAACTACTTGGAGGTACAGATGTGAGAAATCGGAAGGACTTGGCTAAATTTGGACTGAACACAAAAAGGGTTTTCTGCAATGCTGTTGGTTTTTTACAGGTTTCTGGTGATGACCCAAATTTTATTGATACTGCTGGCAATATCCTTGACCGTACGAGAATTCATCCAGAGTCATATAGTCTTGCTGAGGAATTAGCTAAAGCTGTTGTTACTATACATTATGCTGATGCCAATGATACCCAAGTGAATGCAATTGAATGTATTCAAAATGAACCAAAACTGCTAGAGAGTTTTGATCTAAATGAATATGCTGATAGAATGGAAACTGAAAAAGGTGAATACAAAAGAGTTACTCTTTTTGACATGAAGATGGAACTAGTCCATGGATTTAATGATCCCAGAAGTCCTTATCAGGAACCGACTCAAGAGGATGAGTTCTACATGGTAACTGGAGAAACAGGGGTTGCACTGATTGAAGGAGAAAGAGTTCAGGCAACAGTTCGCCGTGTGCTGGCTCGTCAGGCATTCTGTGTGCTTGAATCTGGAATATCTGGAGTACTGTTTAAGGAGGACTTTTCAGATGATATTGGGGATATACCATTGACTGAAAAATTGCGTGAAGGCGTTGTGCTGAAATGCAAGATCAAACTAATTGATAAGAGTAGATGCCAGGTTAATCTGACATGTAAAGTGAGTGAATTGAAGAGTGTTGGTGATCAAAGTTTCCGCGACATGGATCCCTATTATTGTCAAGGAAACTTCGACTTGCTAAGTAAACAAGAGTCAACAGACAAAAAGGATGTAAATAAAAATTTCTTGTCGAGAAAAATTTCTCATCCCCATTTTCAGAATATAACTGCAGATCAGGCAAAGGAG TTCCTTGCAGAGAAGATCGTTGGGGAATTTATCTTCCACCCAAGTTCAAGGGGTCTATGTTATTTGACCCTATCTCTTAAATTTTTTGACGCACTTTATGTGCACAAAGACATTTTGGAAGGTGAGAAGAGTGATGATATGAATAGCTTGGTTGAACTTGGAAGGACATTAAAAGTAGGAGATGAAATATTTGAGAGCATAGATAAG GTTATTGAACTCTATGTCAACCCATTGGTAGTTCATCTGAAAGATTTGATTAATTTCCGAAAATTTAAAAAGGGCACCAAAGCGGAAGTTGACGAACTATTGAAACACGAGAAGGAGGAATATCCAAACAGGATACCATATGGCATTGGCATTTCGTTTGAGCATCCTGGGGTTTTTATATTGTCTTACATTAGAAGTACAAATCCACATCATGAGTATATTGCTCTCCATCCAAAAGGATTCAAATTCAGGAAGCAAATATTCAACAATGTTGAGCAGCTGATGGCATATTTCCAAAATCATATCAATGATAATGTTGCACGAGCAAATGACCAATCAAAAG ATTACAATGACAGTGGGGGTGGCCGCGGCCGCGGTCGTGGTCGTGGCGGGGGTGGTGGTTCATGCTACAAATGTGGTGAGTCGGGTCACATGGCTAGGGAGTGCACTCAGGAGGGTGGTGGAGGTGGAGGTGGAGGGAGGGGCGGTGGTGGTGGAACATGCTACAAATGTGGTGAGTCAGGTCACATGGCTAGGGAATGCACGCAAGAGGGTGGTGGAGGTGGAGGGAGGGGTGGCGGTGGAACATGCTACAAATGTGGTGAGTCAGGTCACATGGCTAGGGAATGCACTCAAGAGGGTGGCGGAGGTGGAGGAAGGGGTGGTGGTGGAACATGCTACAAATGTGGTGAGTCGGGTCATATGGCTAGGGAATGCACTCAGGAGGGTGGCGGAGGTGGAGGGAGAGGCGGCGGTGGTGGCGGAGCATGTTACAAATGTGGTGAGTCAGGTCACATGGCTAGGGAATGCACTCAAGAGGGCGGTGGAGGTGGAGGGAGGGGAGGTGGTTCATGCTACAAATGTGGTGAGTCAGGTCACATGGCTAGGGAATGCACTCAAGAGGGTGGTGGAGGTGGAGGGTGGAGCAGCAGTGGTGGGCGAAGAGGTGGAAGAGGCCGTGGCCGTGGACGTGGTTCTAGCTATAGCTCTTTCTCTCATGATGATAGCGTTGATGTCAACGATGGTGGTGGGTTTGGTACTTCAAATGGTGGGAGTGGATGGGGAGGAACTGGTGGTGGGAGTGGATGGGGAGGGAGTGGTGGTAAAAGTTGGGGTGGAAATAGTACTAATGAAGAAAGCAATCCCGAAAAAGGTGGTTGGGGGGTCACAGCTGCCGATAATGGTGGATCTGGAAATGATAATTCTGGATGGAGTTCCGCTCATGGGAAGAATGCAACCTCTTCTGGTGGTGAGAGTGGATGGGGAGCAACTGGTGGTAAAAGTTGGGGTGGAAATAGTTCTAACAAAGAAAGCAATACAACAGAAGGTGGTTGGGGAGTCACAACTGGATCGGGAAATGAAACAGGTGGTACAAGTTGGGGTGGAAATAGTACTAACAAAGAGAGCAATGCAACAAAAGGTGGTTGGGGAGTCACAACTGGATCTGGAAATGAAATTGGTGGTAAAAGTTGGGGTGGAAATAGTACTAACAAAGAGAGCAATACAGCAGTAGGTAGTTGGGGAGTCATGGCTGGATCTGGAAATGAAACTGGGGGTAAAAGTTGGGGTGGTAATAGTACTAACAATGAAAGCAATACAACAGGAG GTGGTTGGGGAGTCACGGCTGGATCTGGAAATGAAACTGGTGGTAAAAGTTGGGGTGGTAATAGTACTAACAATGAAAGCAATACAACAGGAG GTGGTTGGGGAGTCACAACTGGATCTGGAAATGAAACTGGTGGTAAAAGTTGGGGTGGAAATAGTACTAACAAAGAAAGCAATACAACAGGTGGTTGGGGAGTCACAACTGGATCTGGAAATCAAGATTCTGGATGGAGTTCTGGTCATTGGAAGAATGCAGCTCCTTCTGGTGGTGAGAGTGGATGGGGAGGGACTAATGGGGGAAGTGGATGGGGAGGTACTGGAGGGAGTGGGGGTAAAAGTTGGGGTGGAAGTAGTACATATGAAGAAAATAATACAGCAGAAGGCGGAGGCAGTGGCTATGGAGGCGGTGGTGGACGAGGAAGTGGACGAGGTGGTGGGGCGTGTTTCAAGTGTGGTGAATCGGGTCACATGGCTAGGGACTGCACCCAAGAGGGAGGTGGAGGGAGGGGTGGTGGTGGACGGGGAGGTGGTAGAGGTGGTGGGGCGTGCTTCAAATGTGGTGAATCAGGTCACATGGCTAGGGACTGCACCCAAGAGGGTGGTGGAGGTGGACGAGGAGGCGGAAGAGGTGGTGGGGCGTGCTTCAAGTGTGGTGAGTCGGGTCACATGTCTAGGGAATGCACCCAGAATGGTGGTGGAGGTGGAGGAGGATGGGGAGGCGGTGGACGAGGAGGCGGAAGAGGTGGTGGCGTGTGCTTCAAGTGTGGTGAGTCAGGGCACATGGCTAGGGAATGCACCCAGGAGGGTGGAGGAGGTGGAGGGAGGGGTAGTGGCGGTGGTGGAGCATGCTTCAAATGTGGCGAGTCTGGTCACATGGCTAGGGAATGCACCCAAGAGGGTGGCAGTGGCGGAGGTGGTGGAGGGAGGTATGGGGGCGGCGGCGGTGGAAACTGTTTCAAATGTGGGGAGTCTGGGCATTTTGCGAGAGAATGCCCATCCAGCACTAGTTGA